A window of the Lactuca sativa cultivar Salinas chromosome 5, Lsat_Salinas_v11, whole genome shotgun sequence genome harbors these coding sequences:
- the LOC111919996 gene encoding increased DNA methylation 1, giving the protein MKGNCNKSLKTLFSRGIEDLHDDEFEGSKDEDSIFREVFFGGKSGKSSKKCVVTGAITFENENKKPKDVSFGSNSDNSVMTTQIDFQNTKEEEFTILSNNDPNVEAKRRKVLLEEQPYLEKVVNKEVDSCLFQSSTIVTCRLVESSGQGFKSSCYLLKGALGDIGDTTNDQKGHAVDVDVDEDVNVNVNVNVTVTAAIASPVSQESHVSKLLVTKPEPIRHTKRKWKDSSFVEIDEDELLIPPKDSTSDPRPLLRYHIHRLLRSAKWIIGRRHRVTHCKGHGEYVFKSPEGRPIREFHRAWNYCGKKLIEDANYAVGESDGIQWTSLTDFHTDLTNTLVEIEEQLRNLEPSTALAHWWYLLDPFAKAVFIDKTLRRLKEGQQVKTTRSVVDFYSIDDTVFPSRITEKHEKDNVSLLFPFSSDIISCQTNNLNDDDIDIDTEFICGSSFSLRENKKSKKISEMTETNTESYESCKKSRFKKSIHHSGHEKEKKVNWNCHLNDDDLLLSAILKNGGIIKKKSCPPKGERKYKGTKGRCVLRPRSVTKFGQNHMEGRWSGLGVRTVLSWLIDFGVICVNEVIQYRNPVDDLVVKDGLVTKNGILCKCCEKLLSVSEFKVHSGFDLKSPCLNLFMESGKSFTLCQLEAWSAEYKVRRGATRTVEVEEIDENDDSCGLCGDGGELICCDNCPSTFHLTCLCVQELPEGNWYCSKCSCWICGNVVNDNEPSSLGGLKCLQCEHKYHEECHGETGIERDLMLSTTWFCGESCKEVYSGLHSRIGIMNSISDGFSWTLLKCIHGDQKIHSAQRLVALKAECNLKLAVALTIMEECFLPMVDPRTGIDMIPHVLYNWGSEFARLNYEGFYTVILEKNDIILCVASLRIHGVNVAEMPLIATCSKYRRQGMCRRLMDAIEEMLKSLKVEKLVVSAIPSLVDTWRDGFGFTALESHEKKSLTKTNLMVFPGTIWLKKPMYYQHTIQSADQHTEVDNIQIQ; this is encoded by the exons ATGAAGGGAAACTGCAACAAATCCCTAAAAACATTATTCAGCCGAGGTATCGAAGATTTACATGATGATGAATTCGAGGGCTCAAAAGACGAAGATTCCATTTTCAGAGAAGTATTTTTCGGGGGCAAAAGTGGTAAAAGTAGCAAAAAGTGTGTTGTAACAGGAGCAATCACTTTTGAAAATGAAAACAAGAAGCCTAAAGACGTATCATTCGGTTCCAACAGCGACAATTCAGTCATGACAACTCAAATAGATTTTCAAAACACAAAAGAGGAGGAGTTCACTATATTATCAAACAACGACCCTAATGTTGAAGCTAAAAGAAGAAAAGTATTACTCGAAGAGCAACCTTATTTAGAAAAAGTAGTCAACAAAGAAGTTGACTCTTGTTTATTTCAATCATCTACAATCGTAACATGTCGTTTAGTTGAATCATCTGGTCAAGGTTTTAAGTCAAGTTGCTATCTACTAAAGGGAGCTCTTGGAGACATTGGGGACACAACAAATGACCAAAAAGGACATGCTGTAGATGTAGATGTAGATGAAGATGTAAATGTAAATGTAAATGTAAATGTAACTGTAACTGCTGCCATTGCATCACCTGTTTCTCAAGAGAGCCATGTCAGCAAACTTCTAGTAACCAAACCTGAACCGATTCGACATACTAAACGAAAATGGAAAGATTCTTCATTTGTGGAAATCGATGAAGATGAACTTTTAATACCCCCAAAAGATTCCACCTCAGATCCTAGGCCACTTTTGCGTTACCACATTCATCGTCTGCTTAGGTCAGCAAAATGGATTATAGGGAGGCGTCATAGGGTGACTCATTGTAAAGGGCATGGAGAATATGTTTTTAAATCTCCTGAAGGAAGGCCGATTCGGGAATTTCACAGGGCGTGGAATTATTGTGGTAAGAAACTAATTGAAGATGCAAATTATGCTGTTGGTGAGAGTGATGGCATACAGTGGACTAGTTTGACCGACTTCCACACCGATTTGACCAATACTTTAGTAGAAATAGAAGAACAACTCAGAAATTTGGAACCTTCAACTGCTTTAGCTCATTGGTGGTATTTACTTGATCCTTTTGCAAAAGCTGTGTTTATTGACAAAACCCTTCGCAGGTTAAAAGAAGGTCAACAAGTCAAAACAACACGAAGTGTGGTGGATTTTTATTCGATCGATGATACTGTTTTTCCTTCCAGGATTACAGAAAAACATGAGAAAGATAATGTCAGCTTGTTGTTTCCATTTTCTTCAGATATCATTTCGTGTCAAACAAATAACCTTAATGATGATGACATCGACATCGACACCGAATTTATCTGTGGCTCTTCTTTTTCACTGAGAGAAAACAAGAAATCAAAAAAGATATCCGAGATGACTGAAACCAATACAGAAAGTTATGAAAGCTGTAAAAAATCAAGGTTTAAGAAATCCATTCACCATTCTGGACATGAAAAAGAGAAAAAAGTGAATTGGAATTGTCATCTTAACGATGACGACCTTTTACTTTCAGCTATTTTAAAAAACGGAGGTATTATAAAGAAAAAGTCATGTCCCCCAAAAGGTGAGAGGAAATACAAGGGTACAAAAGGAAGATGCGTATTGCGTCCAAGAAGTGTAACAAAGTTTGGTCAGAATCACATGGAAGGGAGGTGGTCTGGTCTTGGTGTAAGGACGGTTTTGTCCTGGTTGATAGATTTTGGTGTTATTTGTGTAAATGAAGTGATTCAATACAGGAATCCTGTAGATGATTTAGTTGTGAAAGATGGTTTGGTTaccaaaaatgggattttgtgTAAATGCTGTGAGAAGTTGCTTTCGGTTTCTGAGTTCAAGGTTCATTCAGGGTTTGACCTAAAAAGCCCGTGTTTGAATCTTTTTATGGAGTCTGGGAAGTCGTTCACTTTGTGCCAGCTGGAAGCTTGGTCAGCTGAGTATAAGGTTAGGAGAGGTGCCACGCGGACTGTTGAGGTGGAGGaaattgatgaaaatgatgacagTTGTGGGCTgtgtggtgatggtggtgagttGATTTGCTGTGATAATTGCCCCTCAACTTTTCATCTAACATGCTTATGTGtacag GAGCTACCTGAAGGCAATTGGTATTGTTCAAAGTGCTCTTGTTGGATTTGTGGGAATGTGGTCAATGATAACGAGCCTTCAAGTTTGGGTGGTCTGAAATGTTTGCAATGCGAACATAAAt ACCATGAGGAATGTCATGGAGAAACCGGAATAGAACGAGACTTGATGTTATCAACCACGTGGTTCTGTGGGGAAAGCTGCAAGGAG gttTATTCCGGGCTTCATTCCCGGATTggaattatgaattccatttccGATGGTTTCTCGTGGACCCTTCTGAAATGCATACATGGGGACCAAAAGATTCATTCTGCTCAACGTTTAGTTGCTTTGAAAGCTGAATGCAATTTGAAACTGGCAGTTGCACTTACAATTATGGAGGAGTGTTTTCTTCCCATGGTGGATCCAAGAACAGGCATTGATATGATCCCACATGTTTTATACAATTGGGG atCAGAATTTGCGCGTCTCAACTATGAGGGGTTCTATACAGTGATCTTGGAGAAAAATGACATAATACTTTGTGTAGCATCATTAAG GATTCATGGGGTAAATGTTGCAGAGATGCCTTTAATTGCAACATGCAGCAAATATCGGCGTCAGGGAATGTGTAGGCGTCTCATGGATGCTATTGAAGAG ATGCTAAAGTCATTGAAGGTTGAGAAGCTGGTGGTATCTGCCATCCCAAGTTTAGTGGACACGTGGAGGGATGGATTTGGATTCACAGCCTTGGAATCCCATGAAAAAAAGAGCCTCACAAAAACCAACCTCATGGTATTCCCAGGAACcatatggcttaaaaagcccaTGTACTATCAACACACTATCCAAA GTGCAGACCAACACACAGAAGTCGATAATATCCAAATCCAGTAA